The following proteins come from a genomic window of Miscanthus floridulus cultivar M001 chromosome 2, ASM1932011v1, whole genome shotgun sequence:
- the LOC136539169 gene encoding proline-rich protein 4-like, which translates to MAAALGGLLPGVCAVLMVIAVASAASSEASSVVVGLAKCADCTRKNMKAEAAFKGLEVAIKCKNSNGQYESKAMGKLDGSGTFSIPLSTDLHAADCVAQLHSASGTPCPGQEPSRIVPQSSEGNFVVVPGKTDYPSAECASATLCGPIKKHLLDHFHEKPVPPKPKPEPKPEPKPQPEYHSPTPTYGSPTLIYHPPARQLFNKKHTLDHFHKDHDYHHFFNHFHKKLVPPKPKPEPKPRPEPKPQPEYHSPTPTYGSPTPIYHPPARHLFDKKPLLDHFHKDHDYHHFFGHFHTKPVPPKPKPEPKPQPEPDHFHKGHDYHHFFDHFHKKPVPPKPKPEPKPQPEPEYHSPTPTYGSPTPIYHPPARHLFDKKPLLDHFHKDHDYHHFVDHFHKKPVPPKPKPEPKPHPEPEYHHPMPTYGSPTPIYHPPSLDKKPFLDHFHKDHDYHHFFDHFHKKPVPSKPKPEPKSQPQPEYHPPTPTYGSPTPIYHPPAKH; encoded by the exons ATGGCTGCGGCACTTGGGGGCCTTCTCCCCGGCGTCTGCGCCGTGCTGATGGTAATCGCCGTCGCAAGCGCTGCCTCCAGCGAGGCCTCCTCGGTGGTCGTCGGCCTCGCCAAATGCGCCGACTGCACCAGGAAGAacatgaaggccgaggcggcatTCAAGG GTCTTGAGGTGGCGATCAAGTGCAAGAACAGCAATGGCCAGTACGAGAGCAAGGCCATGGGCAAGCTAGATGGCTCCGGCACCTTCAGCATCCCGCTGAGCACGGACCTGCACGCCGCTGACTGCGTCGCGCAGCTCCACAGCGCCTCGGGCACCCCGTGCCCCGGTCAGGAACCTTCCAGGATTGTGCCGCAGTCGTCCGAGGGCAACTTCGTCGTAGTCCCTGGCAAGACAGACTACCCATCGGCAGAATGCGCATCGGCAACCCTGTGCGGGCCGATCAAGAAGCACCTGTTGGACCATTTCCACGAGAAGCCTGTGCCACCGAAGCCGAAGCCAGAGCCAAAGCCAGAACCTAAGCCGCAGCCAGAGTACCACTCCCCTACACCAACATATGGATCCCCAACTCTGATCTACCATCCTCCAGCCAGGCAGTTGTTTAACAAGAAGCACACGCTTGATCACTTTCATAAGGACCACGACTACCATCACTTTTTCAACCACTTCCACAAGAAGCTAGTTCCGCCGAAGCCAAAGCCAGAGCCCAAGCCCAGGCCAGAACCCAAGCCGCAGCCGGAGTACCACTCTCCGACGCCGACGTACGGCTCTCCAACTCCGATCTACCACCCTCCGGCCAGGCATTTGTTCGACAAGAAGCCTTTGCTCGATCACTTCCACAAGGACCATGACTACCACCACTTCTTCGGCCACTTCCACACGAAGCCCGTGCCACCGAAGCCAAAGCCGGAGCCCAAACCTCAGCCTGAGCCTGATCACTTCCACAAGGGCCATGACTACCACCACTTCTTCGATCACTTCCACAAGAAGCCCGTGCCACCCAAGCCCAAGCCAGAGCCCAAACCGCAGCCTGAGCCTGAGTACCACTCTCCGACGCCAACGTATGGGTCACCCACACCAATCTACCACCCTCCGGCCAGACATTTGTTCGACAAGAAGCCCTTGCTCGATCACTTCCATAAGGACCATGACTACCACCACTTCGTTGACCACTTCCACAAGAAGCCTGTGCCACCGAAGCCAAAGCCGGAGCCCAAGCCACATCCTGAGCCTGAGTACCACCACCCGATGCCCACATATGGGTCTCCGACTCCGATCTACCACCCTCCGTCGTTGGACAAAAAGCCATTTCTCGATCACTTCCACAAGGACCATGACTACCACCACTTCTTTGACCACTTCCACAAGAAGCCTGTGCCATCGAAGCCCAAGCCGGAGCCCAAATCGCAGCCACAGCCTGAGTACCACCCCCCGACGCCAACATACGGGTCACCGACTCCCATCTACCACCCTCCGGCCAAGCACTGA